In one Chitinophaga sancti genomic region, the following are encoded:
- a CDS encoding DUF6807 domain-containing protein produces the protein MKNIITLVLLLGCTIHVQAQLIARFTVKAGAYPAANLPLSCAFDTLIMDWEEVELVEVKGKERLITPFQIEPGKIWFILMSNTKPGETRVFELQERKYPVKVIIDLVWALDTAGVLTISEMGKARLQYHTVGIDTIYHRSGFIHPLWAPNSQVLTNIQPRDHLHHYGIWNPFTHALFREKEVDFWNMQKKEGRVDFVSFVSKSMGKVYGGFKALQQHMAGDVKALDELLDVKVYYSGADSARYIWDYTSTLNCAGLDEIIMQQYRYGGGFGLRATADWKADNTTLLTDAGKTRNNSDSTRARWVKITGHTAKGRSGMLILCAPDNFDAPQPLRVWDEKAEHGELMLNYSPTKMKEWRMHYGREYSQRYRVVVFDNDLSVAESEAAWQAFAHPPKVTCVLLHGKQ, from the coding sequence ATGAAAAATATAATCACCCTTGTTTTGTTGCTGGGCTGCACCATCCATGTGCAGGCACAACTGATAGCCCGATTTACAGTAAAAGCAGGAGCATATCCTGCTGCAAATTTACCTCTTAGCTGTGCATTTGATACGTTGATAATGGACTGGGAAGAGGTGGAGCTGGTAGAGGTCAAAGGAAAGGAACGCCTTATTACCCCCTTTCAGATCGAACCCGGGAAGATCTGGTTTATCCTGATGAGCAATACAAAACCTGGAGAAACCCGCGTATTTGAACTACAGGAACGAAAATATCCCGTCAAAGTAATTATCGACCTGGTTTGGGCACTGGATACGGCCGGTGTACTAACCATTTCTGAAATGGGGAAGGCACGTTTACAATACCATACAGTTGGTATAGATACTATTTACCATCGCAGTGGGTTTATACATCCTTTATGGGCACCCAATAGTCAGGTGCTTACCAATATCCAGCCCAGGGATCACCTACATCACTACGGCATCTGGAATCCCTTTACCCATGCCTTGTTTAGAGAAAAAGAAGTTGATTTCTGGAACATGCAGAAAAAAGAAGGACGCGTGGATTTTGTGAGTTTTGTAAGTAAAAGCATGGGGAAGGTATATGGCGGATTTAAAGCACTGCAACAGCATATGGCAGGAGACGTAAAGGCACTGGATGAGTTGCTGGACGTAAAAGTGTATTACAGCGGGGCTGATTCCGCCCGCTATATATGGGATTATACTTCTACTCTCAATTGTGCCGGCCTGGACGAAATCATTATGCAGCAATACCGGTATGGAGGGGGATTTGGACTAAGAGCTACTGCGGATTGGAAAGCGGATAATACCACTTTGCTGACAGATGCCGGCAAGACCCGCAATAATTCAGACAGCACCCGTGCCCGCTGGGTGAAAATAACCGGCCATACAGCCAAAGGTCGTTCTGGCATGTTAATCCTCTGTGCACCTGACAATTTTGACGCACCGCAACCGCTAAGGGTATGGGATGAAAAGGCAGAACATGGGGAATTGATGTTGAATTATAGTCCTACGAAAATGAAAGAGTGGAGAATGCATTACGGACGGGAATATAGCCAGCGGTATCGGGTAGTCGTATTCGACAATGACTTGTCAGTAGCAGAATCAGAGGCCGCCTGGCAGGCATTTGCACATCCGCCGAAAGTTACCTGCGTCTTACTTCACGGTAAGCAATAA
- a CDS encoding redoxin domain-containing protein: MATNNNNLYRYADIAPEFEIEFFPKRSQDRTPIKPLQAGETLPSFHIHKKNIIATSDTLKSLNGSLPVTQVIDRPLVLAFHSIHWNNYGNTLLEKLQEVYADIRVLGGQLVVATTNDKQTFENATAQYQLPFATIFDQYNGIAKKAGLYATTDPIWDRVAGIEADVPVPGIYVLTPSLKIVYASVDKWFDQPFAKEALLEALQAANQEQEHAIAI; the protein is encoded by the coding sequence ATGGCCACTAACAATAATAACTTATATAGATACGCCGACATCGCTCCTGAATTCGAAATTGAATTTTTTCCTAAAAGAAGTCAGGACAGAACACCGATCAAACCATTACAGGCAGGTGAGACCTTGCCTTCCTTCCATATACATAAAAAGAACATCATTGCTACTTCTGATACGCTCAAATCACTGAATGGTTCCCTGCCTGTTACACAGGTGATAGATCGTCCGCTGGTGCTGGCGTTCCATTCTATTCACTGGAATAATTATGGTAATACCCTGCTGGAAAAACTGCAGGAAGTATATGCTGATATCCGTGTACTGGGTGGTCAGCTGGTAGTAGCAACAACTAATGATAAACAAACTTTCGAAAACGCCACTGCACAATACCAGCTGCCATTTGCGACCATCTTTGATCAGTACAATGGTATTGCAAAAAAAGCAGGCCTGTATGCTACCACCGATCCTATCTGGGATAGGGTAGCGGGTATCGAAGCAGATGTACCGGTTCCGGGGATCTATGTTCTCACTCCTTCCCTGAAGATTGTGTATGCAAGTGTGGATAAGTGGTTTGACCAGCCGTTTGCAAAAGAAGCTTTACTCGAAGCACTGCAGGCGGCTAATCAGGAGCAGGAACATGCTATCGCGATTTAA
- the tssD gene encoding type VI secretion system tube protein TssD, whose product MSFKAVMRLDGEEINVLDCQYSFTQHTDHNGKPAARPIGGSLTVLLESDGDTNLFDWMISNTQTKSGSIIFYRRDAMSKMKELKFTDAYCVEYFEHFQASGEIPMQVKLVLSARELQLGSSTFQNPWPQA is encoded by the coding sequence ATGTCATTCAAAGCAGTAATGCGATTAGACGGAGAAGAAATCAATGTACTGGATTGTCAGTATTCTTTTACCCAACACACGGACCATAATGGTAAACCCGCTGCCCGCCCTATCGGAGGTTCATTGACTGTATTGCTTGAATCAGATGGCGACACCAATCTGTTTGATTGGATGATTTCAAATACGCAAACCAAGAGTGGCAGTATTATCTTTTATCGTCGCGATGCGATGTCTAAAATGAAAGAGCTTAAGTTTACCGATGCCTATTGTGTAGAATATTTTGAGCATTTCCAGGCCAGTGGTGAAATTCCCATGCAGGTAAAACTGGTACTCTCTGCCAGAGAACTACAGCTCGGCAGCTCTACATTCCAGAATCCATGGCCACAGGCGTAA
- a CDS encoding AAA family ATPase, whose translation MTLATYTIHAPEVQAAIRIAQALAKEHQHVQYTPAHLLLACLHKELNLTAPLQAMGVDVYYLEEWAEVRLDSLPKGSRIPDEPEADENATNILQEADSIRLEYDLDMADAWCLLVAISTPGVGFTFEQLKSFPVQRTQLLTHFIKDVPQPNLNGISKPTAAGKLKYIYRLTDPRYLRMKHALAGRDAEVRTMLEILSRKGRSSILLIGEGGVGKTSMAEALAKAIVQKQAPAQLQDTDIYALDYGAFIAGAAYKNELEDRLQQIISHLKERGRHVLFIDNLHTLLDKQPGSAGGMGNVLKAAIAKGELIVIGSCTPEGFRKMIEPDSLLRHCFETMNLAEPDEALAARMIKAVMPDYESYYHLTVDKEVITEAIRLSRRYLKERSLPDSAINLLDRTLAAIRTTADTGRQVVDDLKKQFETIENDRTELLWWYQQCMQRLSALLTTRLHIGHEVTKIEDIATLKAVLGDILAQLDVLASEVHNAVKTVDLATMIAESTGIPLGKIQSSERERLVNMDLELRKRVVGQDHALKTVSEAILESRSGLSRPGQPIGSFFFLGPTGTGKTELAKSLANFLFQDERSMIRFDMSEFKEEHSAALLYGAPPGYVGYEEGGLLVNKIRQQPYAVVLFDEIEKAHPSVFDIFLQIMDEGKLHDRLGKTGDFSNALVLFTSNIGSEIIADSFRNGVIPPSQQLMEIMAKKFRPEFLGRLTEIVPFGPIQAENVVKIFDIHLQHLLQLLKQQQIALEVSVTAKEQLAAEGYSPQYGARPLKEVIRAKLRKPLSKMIIEGSLQPHHKVVLDVDGNGGLVWDIR comes from the coding sequence ATGACCCTGGCTACTTATACAATTCACGCTCCAGAGGTGCAGGCCGCCATACGTATTGCTCAGGCCCTCGCCAAAGAACATCAGCATGTGCAATATACGCCTGCACATCTTTTACTGGCATGTTTGCATAAAGAACTAAATCTCACTGCACCCTTGCAGGCAATGGGCGTTGATGTCTATTACCTGGAAGAATGGGCCGAAGTAAGACTGGATAGTTTACCGAAAGGATCCCGCATTCCGGATGAACCAGAGGCTGATGAGAATGCCACTAATATCTTGCAGGAAGCGGATTCAATCAGGCTTGAATACGATCTGGATATGGCAGATGCCTGGTGCCTGCTGGTAGCAATCAGCACCCCTGGTGTGGGTTTTACTTTCGAACAACTCAAATCATTTCCGGTACAGCGTACACAACTGCTTACACATTTTATCAAAGATGTGCCGCAGCCAAATCTGAATGGTATTTCAAAACCGACAGCTGCCGGAAAACTGAAATATATTTATCGCCTTACTGATCCCCGGTACCTGCGAATGAAGCATGCACTTGCTGGCAGGGATGCAGAAGTGCGTACCATGCTGGAGATCCTTTCCCGTAAAGGTCGTTCCAGCATTCTCCTGATTGGTGAAGGTGGTGTGGGCAAGACTTCCATGGCAGAAGCACTTGCAAAAGCCATTGTGCAAAAACAAGCGCCTGCCCAGTTACAAGATACTGATATCTATGCACTCGACTATGGCGCATTTATAGCTGGTGCTGCTTATAAAAATGAACTGGAAGACAGGTTACAGCAGATCATTTCTCACTTAAAGGAGAGGGGCCGTCATGTATTATTCATAGACAACCTGCACACCTTGCTGGATAAGCAACCCGGTTCTGCCGGTGGCATGGGCAATGTACTTAAAGCTGCTATTGCCAAGGGAGAGCTCATCGTGATCGGTTCCTGTACACCAGAGGGCTTCCGCAAAATGATTGAACCAGATAGCCTGCTGCGGCATTGTTTTGAAACAATGAACCTGGCTGAACCGGATGAGGCCCTGGCCGCGAGAATGATCAAAGCAGTGATGCCTGATTATGAAAGCTATTACCACCTGACGGTGGATAAAGAAGTGATCACAGAGGCTATCCGACTGTCACGCCGTTACCTGAAAGAGCGTAGCTTACCGGATAGTGCAATCAATTTACTGGACCGTACCCTGGCTGCTATCAGAACAACGGCAGATACCGGCAGACAAGTAGTAGATGATTTAAAAAAACAGTTTGAAACGATTGAAAATGATCGCACAGAACTCCTCTGGTGGTATCAGCAATGTATGCAACGCTTAAGTGCTTTGTTGACCACAAGGCTCCATATCGGGCATGAGGTCACTAAGATAGAAGATATTGCCACATTAAAGGCTGTTTTAGGCGATATTCTGGCCCAATTGGATGTGCTGGCTTCAGAGGTCCACAATGCGGTTAAAACCGTGGATTTGGCTACTATGATTGCCGAAAGCACGGGGATCCCATTGGGCAAGATCCAATCATCTGAAAGGGAGCGATTAGTGAATATGGACCTGGAGTTGCGTAAACGTGTTGTGGGCCAGGACCACGCCCTGAAAACCGTATCTGAGGCCATTCTGGAATCCCGCTCAGGTTTAAGCCGGCCAGGGCAGCCCATTGGCTCCTTCTTCTTCCTCGGCCCTACAGGTACCGGGAAGACCGAACTGGCCAAATCTTTGGCAAATTTTTTGTTCCAGGATGAGAGAAGCATGATCCGGTTTGATATGTCTGAATTTAAAGAAGAACATTCAGCTGCATTGTTGTACGGAGCCCCTCCGGGTTATGTTGGTTATGAAGAAGGTGGTCTGCTGGTAAATAAAATCCGCCAGCAACCCTACGCTGTTGTATTGTTTGATGAAATAGAAAAGGCCCATCCTTCCGTATTCGATATTTTTTTACAGATCATGGATGAGGGGAAATTGCATGACCGCCTCGGTAAGACCGGCGATTTTTCCAATGCCCTTGTGTTGTTTACCTCAAATATAGGGAGTGAAATAATTGCTGATTCTTTTCGCAACGGAGTTATCCCGCCATCACAACAGCTGATGGAGATAATGGCAAAAAAATTCCGCCCTGAGTTCTTAGGCCGGCTGACAGAAATAGTGCCGTTCGGACCAATACAGGCAGAAAATGTAGTAAAGATATTTGACATCCATCTGCAACACCTGCTGCAATTGCTGAAGCAACAGCAAATAGCATTAGAAGTGTCTGTTACAGCAAAGGAACAGCTGGCTGCAGAAGGATATTCGCCCCAGTACGGAGCAAGGCCACTCAAAGAAGTGATTCGTGCCAAACTGCGGAAGCCGCTTTCAAAAATGATCATAGAAGGGAGTTTACAACCACATCACAAAGTAGTATTGGATGTGGATGGGAATGGCGGATTAGTCTGGGATATTCGTTAA
- a CDS encoding DUF5458 family protein, with product MTELQKQQGEQQEEQLQTAPGQKESASLQENLDILAKYGGFDLLEGTIEGVQNLNPERKARRNIFLTESSKKGEREYLKKTLELWEKVLTEAQDLPDMVTYCTEHSEQAGNVLTHNLAEAVEATRELEQSYRNVALFFKNTESDKVKNISFINVEADQIKDLDNTRFIDAIQQELVQNYDRLDLRDNYSLLILPGYLGSNKVLEKWAKIAYENKAMLVTDFSHLDAPDDVMEMFELANLTGGEIHRSNVIMTANWLVGRGKFDEINEQDNLYVPPSGALAGKIYKTLMSQVTAGKKFGGINEVDGVKFELKKSEIASLEKMGLIPMVKEYGKVMAFSAKTLFNGDNIGLQTYSVVRVFDYVTKVLMDFLNRRAFENFNANTRKDLMKQIIRFLDSITGPDKLIEDFNIRRFEQDPSQKDRIHLDIHLKPYFPAKNFLIKMDGHKGDDGNDWNTEYEQDKA from the coding sequence ATGACAGAATTACAAAAACAACAGGGGGAACAGCAGGAAGAACAACTGCAAACCGCGCCCGGACAAAAAGAATCTGCATCTCTACAGGAAAATCTCGATATACTTGCCAAATACGGTGGATTTGATCTGCTGGAAGGCACCATTGAAGGTGTACAAAATCTGAACCCTGAACGCAAAGCCCGTCGCAATATCTTCCTGACCGAAAGCTCCAAAAAAGGAGAAAGGGAATACCTGAAAAAAACACTGGAACTCTGGGAAAAAGTGCTCACTGAAGCGCAGGACCTCCCCGATATGGTAACCTATTGTACTGAACATTCCGAACAGGCAGGCAATGTACTGACCCACAACCTGGCAGAAGCGGTAGAAGCCACCAGGGAACTGGAACAGTCCTATCGCAACGTAGCATTGTTCTTTAAAAATACAGAGTCTGACAAGGTGAAGAATATATCCTTCATCAACGTTGAGGCCGATCAGATTAAAGACCTGGATAATACCCGCTTCATTGATGCCATTCAGCAGGAACTGGTGCAGAACTATGATCGTCTCGATCTGCGTGATAACTATAGCCTCCTGATCCTGCCGGGTTACTTAGGCTCTAACAAAGTGCTGGAGAAATGGGCAAAGATCGCTTACGAAAACAAGGCCATGCTGGTAACAGACTTCTCTCACCTGGATGCGCCTGATGACGTCATGGAAATGTTTGAACTGGCTAACCTGACAGGTGGCGAGATTCATCGTTCTAATGTGATTATGACTGCCAACTGGCTTGTAGGCCGTGGTAAGTTCGACGAGATCAATGAGCAGGACAATTTATACGTTCCACCTTCCGGCGCACTGGCAGGTAAGATCTATAAAACACTCATGTCACAGGTTACTGCCGGTAAGAAATTTGGTGGTATCAACGAAGTAGATGGTGTGAAATTCGAACTGAAGAAAAGCGAAATTGCTAGCCTTGAAAAAATGGGCCTCATCCCAATGGTAAAGGAATACGGCAAGGTAATGGCTTTCAGTGCAAAAACTTTGTTCAATGGTGATAACATTGGTCTGCAGACTTACTCTGTCGTACGCGTATTTGACTACGTGACCAAAGTATTGATGGACTTCCTGAATCGCCGTGCATTTGAAAACTTCAATGCAAATACCCGCAAAGACCTGATGAAACAGATCATCCGCTTCCTGGACAGTATAACGGGGCCGGATAAACTGATTGAAGATTTCAACATCCGCCGCTTTGAGCAGGATCCTTCGCAAAAAGATCGTATTCACCTGGATATACACCTGAAACCATACTTCCCTGCCAAGAACTTCCTCATTAAAATGGATGGTCACAAAGGGGATGATGGGAATGATTGGAATACAGAATATGAGCAGGATAAAGCATAA
- a CDS encoding lytic transglycosylase domain-containing protein has product MITGGLSAQQVAFCGESVPMERDFVNYRLMDVIKGHLRYRNFLPALKARSEQYFPLIVPILQQYHIPEDFKYLPIVESGFTNATSIVGAQGVWQLMPATATTLGLDVSDSNDERNELLKSTHAACKYLVKLYNQLHSWTLAAAAYNCGAGNISRNIRKQGSSDYYQLILNSETAQYIYKIIAIKQLFEYPELYIPEFGYNVFNKTTVNASVFNAGSALESDKRFRSIKINIGGKSEKVAVTSLAAKMQSSKSFEDGQLVSILLLDDLQANGVYIRKQTKLSGRGWLVSNRIYVDLGFGNMVVLCDAGGKKGVTPETLKTGGEVRLQKI; this is encoded by the coding sequence ATGATAACAGGAGGACTGTCTGCACAGCAGGTAGCCTTTTGCGGAGAATCTGTGCCTATGGAGCGTGATTTTGTCAATTACAGGCTGATGGATGTGATAAAGGGTCATCTTCGTTACCGTAATTTTCTGCCAGCTTTAAAGGCCAGATCAGAGCAGTATTTTCCGCTCATTGTACCCATCTTACAGCAGTACCATATACCAGAAGATTTTAAATACCTGCCTATCGTGGAAAGTGGTTTTACCAATGCCACATCTATCGTAGGTGCACAGGGCGTGTGGCAGCTGATGCCGGCTACTGCTACTACCTTAGGACTGGATGTAAGTGATTCGAATGATGAGCGGAATGAGCTGCTGAAATCTACACATGCAGCCTGTAAATACCTTGTAAAACTTTACAACCAGCTACATTCCTGGACACTGGCTGCTGCAGCGTATAACTGTGGCGCAGGCAATATCTCACGCAATATCCGCAAGCAGGGTAGTAGTGATTATTACCAGCTGATACTGAACAGCGAAACGGCACAGTACATTTACAAGATCATTGCCATAAAGCAATTATTTGAATATCCTGAATTGTACATTCCTGAATTCGGTTACAATGTGTTCAATAAAACAACAGTAAATGCATCAGTTTTTAATGCAGGTTCTGCATTAGAATCAGATAAACGATTCAGGAGTATCAAAATCAATATCGGCGGAAAATCAGAAAAGGTAGCGGTTACATCACTGGCAGCTAAGATGCAGAGCAGTAAAAGCTTTGAAGATGGGCAGCTGGTAAGTATACTGTTGTTGGATGATCTGCAGGCGAATGGTGTGTATATCAGGAAACAAACAAAATTATCCGGTAGAGGATGGCTGGTGAGTAACCGTATTTATGTAGATCTTGGATTTGGAAATATGGTCGTGCTTTGCGATGCCGGGGGCAAGAAAGGAGTGACGCCGGAAACATTAAAAACAGGAGGAGAGGTGCGCCTCCAGAAAATATAA
- a CDS encoding type VI secretion system baseplate subunit TssF produces MAKEQKERIKDRMLKTAARLWGYPDAEVETSFDPIVQLLLEACASELEKIQGEAEVSHARLVERLAQIMMPEPITSSQPAYGILHASCNERTASLTPEHQFFYSLRNGFNSQDLFFMPLAHQRLFRGQVKYSVIGGKLFETRDHWFKEQVLQGNLQADTPPNHLWLGLSMEGAHTSAEGLSFFFDLRNVHLQEMFYHYLPLAKFYVGETQLQVKSGYTHSKSAAEEDLEAIMQPAFDTNTRYGQQVLQRFKQHFLTITSTDQLPAAMPFPPALHHVFGQASSRLQQEIVWIRIEFPETIRHSLLEDIFCSINSFPVVNKKLNEQSQRLNKYLNIMPLHTNDIYFDVKRVYDVAGTDYHVRNFTTSGEMQEGELVIRSSGIGRFDSREAKEIIAYLIEVIRDESSLFEEVRNDYVASRMRELHQLIASLEEQLQPTANRGNIPYLMIKPKENADYLFLEFFTTNGSTANNIRMGSKLQEYGSVQLQPNSIALLSNTQGGKDRLSIDEKINLYRYHLLTRNRIVTPEDMKAMVKFVMGKELREVSIVKGVSVKPGASEGYSRTLDIKITLSKPANLYAEGSLLYMKDEMLQQLKENGTNNYPYRIFMNDVLM; encoded by the coding sequence TTGGCAAAAGAACAAAAAGAACGAATCAAAGACCGGATGCTTAAAACAGCCGCCAGGCTGTGGGGATACCCTGATGCAGAGGTAGAAACCTCCTTTGATCCCATTGTACAATTACTGTTGGAAGCCTGTGCCAGTGAACTGGAAAAGATCCAGGGTGAGGCAGAGGTTTCCCATGCAAGACTGGTAGAACGGCTGGCACAGATCATGATGCCGGAACCCATTACCAGTAGTCAGCCAGCCTATGGCATTCTGCATGCCAGCTGCAATGAACGTACAGCCTCCCTGACGCCTGAGCACCAGTTTTTCTATTCACTGAGGAACGGCTTTAATAGCCAGGACCTTTTTTTCATGCCCCTTGCACATCAGCGCCTGTTCCGCGGACAGGTAAAATATAGCGTGATTGGTGGTAAATTGTTTGAGACCAGGGACCATTGGTTCAAGGAACAGGTCCTGCAAGGCAATTTACAGGCCGATACGCCGCCTAATCATCTTTGGTTGGGTCTAAGTATGGAAGGCGCCCATACCTCCGCAGAAGGGCTCTCATTTTTCTTTGATCTGCGAAATGTACACCTGCAGGAAATGTTTTATCATTACCTGCCACTGGCTAAATTTTATGTAGGGGAAACGCAGCTTCAGGTAAAAAGTGGTTATACTCATAGCAAGAGTGCTGCTGAAGAAGACCTGGAAGCCATTATGCAACCGGCTTTCGATACCAATACACGCTATGGACAGCAGGTATTACAACGTTTTAAACAGCATTTTCTGACCATTACCAGCACGGATCAATTACCAGCCGCCATGCCTTTTCCGCCTGCACTGCATCATGTATTTGGGCAGGCCAGCAGCAGATTGCAACAGGAGATTGTGTGGATCAGGATTGAATTCCCGGAAACTATCCGGCACTCTTTACTGGAAGACATCTTTTGCAGTATCAACAGTTTTCCGGTGGTCAATAAAAAACTGAACGAGCAATCACAACGACTAAACAAGTACCTGAACATTATGCCGCTGCACACCAACGATATTTACTTTGATGTGAAACGTGTATACGATGTAGCAGGCACCGATTACCATGTGCGTAACTTTACGACTAGCGGAGAAATGCAGGAAGGGGAACTGGTAATCAGGAGCAGTGGAATTGGCAGGTTCGATAGCCGCGAAGCAAAGGAGATCATTGCTTACCTGATTGAAGTAATCAGGGATGAAAGCTCGCTCTTCGAAGAGGTGCGCAATGACTATGTAGCCAGTAGAATGAGAGAACTCCACCAGCTGATTGCTTCGCTGGAAGAACAGTTACAGCCTACGGCCAACAGGGGGAATATTCCTTACCTGATGATCAAGCCAAAGGAAAATGCTGATTATTTGTTTTTAGAATTTTTCACTACCAACGGGAGCACTGCCAATAATATCCGTATGGGCAGCAAATTGCAGGAGTATGGAAGTGTACAGTTACAACCTAATTCTATCGCCCTGCTGTCGAATACGCAGGGGGGTAAGGACCGTCTGAGTATTGATGAAAAGATCAATTTGTACAGGTATCATTTGCTTACACGCAATAGAATAGTAACACCGGAGGATATGAAGGCGATGGTGAAATTTGTGATGGGTAAGGAACTGAGAGAAGTGAGCATTGTGAAAGGAGTGTCTGTAAAACCAGGTGCTTCTGAGGGGTATAGCAGAACACTGGATATCAAGATTACGTTATCGAAACCGGCGAACCTATATGCGGAAGGAAGTTTGTTGTATATGAAGGATGAGATGTTGCAGCAATTGAAAGAGAATGGAACGAATAATTATCCGTATAGAATATTTATGAACGATGTATTGATGTAA
- a CDS encoding GPW/gp25 family protein, translated as MKQQYYKLPMDFSRILQKQDLPDVNLEESVGQHIQLLITTVLGENKDDPQYGCQLWDSDFDIRASNNEVKEQVELSIRASINRYEKRLTQTRVVAQISQEELMGVSAKKVKKKIRVTVTGVLARNKTEFHYSSFFYVSPLSYD; from the coding sequence ATGAAACAGCAGTATTATAAATTACCGATGGACTTCTCCAGAATTTTGCAGAAGCAGGATTTGCCGGATGTGAACCTGGAAGAATCTGTAGGACAACATATTCAGTTGTTAATCACAACCGTACTCGGGGAAAATAAAGATGATCCCCAGTATGGCTGCCAGTTGTGGGACAGCGATTTCGATATCAGGGCGTCGAACAATGAAGTGAAGGAACAGGTAGAATTGTCCATCAGGGCATCTATCAACAGGTATGAGAAACGACTGACACAGACCAGGGTAGTGGCGCAGATCAGTCAGGAGGAATTAATGGGGGTCAGTGCGAAGAAGGTAAAGAAGAAGATAAGAGTGACAGTAACGGGTGTGTTGGCGAGGAATAAAACTGAGTTCCACTATAGTAGTTTCTTTTACGTAAGCCCATTGTCGTATGATTAA